Genomic segment of Carassius auratus strain Wakin unplaced genomic scaffold, ASM336829v1 scaf_tig00030296, whole genome shotgun sequence:
GCATTATAGCCAAAACAAAACCTCTTAAATTAGAATATTAAAACTGGATAACGCTTTTTGGgactgtttgatttttttttctgtgcatctaattacctttacatttattgtcatattttatctaGTCAAAGTAGGGGCTTCTTTGAAACTTGAGTAGTAAATGGTCTGTTACGATCAGCATGAAGAGGTAAAATTTTTGCACATCTCACAATTAGAATGTCAGAAAACACATCAGGCTTCTTCAGCCTGCTCCGTTGCCActgtttattattgttacatGCTTCCTACAATGAATATTGCACTGGTTATTATCACCCTGCTTGTTACTCAGGGGAAAAGGTGCTAAAGCTTTTCTTGTGACAAGACTGAAGCAGCAGGTGTGTActaaattattcacatttattttattgtctttatCTGTTTTGAGTTTTCCccagtttaataacaaaaaaatactacAATATGTTCAAGCAGAAATGTTTTGAGATTCGAGCTATTAATACCACTTGTTTATTCTCATTACCTTTAAAAAGTTTAGTGtgagttaattatttattcactctCCATGCAATGATCTGGAAGAGAATGTTACCATACTGACCTTACTACTGTTTACATGTTTGATGCTTTGTGGCTGTAACATACTACACCGTTCAGGGTTTATTAAAGACAAAGAAATAACGAGAATATTGTGGTTTGATCTGTCCATGCACACACTTACATTCAGAATAAACCTTACATTTCATGCAACTTTACTTCATGGTTTTGACTTACAATTAATGGTCAATAATTCTATCAGACAGCAGGTGGCGACAAACCTCCGTGTTCTTTTGAGCTGTCTGTATTAAAATCGTATCGATAAATAGTTTTCCAACAGGACAGTGAAGGCAGGCATTACCCTACACAGTATACATAgcaagttttttgttgttgtttgtttgtttgtttgcttgttttgtttttagtataaaaataaaacaagtcaacagaacagaaaaataatatataatatttttaataaataaaaagaaaataagtaaaaagtaTTAAaggctctttttctttttaaattaagcaAGTagttagaatagaaatagaataaagGGGTGACTTCATTTGTGGTGAACAAACTTTACAACAGTTGAAATTAACTTTAAATACTaagaaatcatacattttttgtattatgtaGGGTAAACACAATATCTGCACTGTTAatagttcttttctttttttttaaaaaaaatacatataaatatttaattgagttTTAGAGATTGCATTTGTAACAAAATATGAATGTTCCTGCCACCTTAGAGAGGTATCATGTAAttgcaacaatataacatttttagtaaagtggttatattgtgaatatagattgtatttaacatttacaattttattcaattgttttaaaaaatatatgtattttgttatatttaagaaaaaagttGTGTCCCCCAAATTCATGTCTGTGGTGTTACAACATTTCACCCCTGTTAAGAAAAGGGGGGATTCTATTCTATCCTTCCCGTGTGTAAAGGTCACTGCAGGTGCTGGTTGATCTGAGGGGTGCATGGGGAGTacattttttcttattaattttcTTAAAGTTAGCTAAATTTCTGACAATTTCATGTGTCACACTTTATTGGTGTCTGTGGTGTTATGTTGATAACTTGCAGATCtgacatattttaatcaaaatttcgATAAATACATACTTCTTAGTATTTCCAAAATGTCCCCTGATCTTGATATCATCATGATGGCAGCctccatttaaaaaaagtctGGATTAAGACTGATTTGTCAGTGGTGTTACTGTCTTTTCTGGTAACACCAGAGCATGGTAACTTACAATATAAAGTCTGTGGTGTTATTTCAAAATGACATAGACATAAATGCTGTCACCGCTGTttgattgaaattatttaaaaatcaaaccGTTCTTAAGCTTTCATTTTAATGGATATagcacattttaaatgcataacaatagattttattagaaaaaaacaaaaaaacaaaaaaaacaaataagcatCTTATAAGTGCTTCCTCTGATTTGTCATCCCTATCGAAGAATGACCCAAAGAgtcagagatttaaaaaaaaattagaattagCATTAGAAAAGAGTTCTAGATTTAAAGAGTAATAGATgtgttttcagttgtttcttgaaaatgatgaAGGACTCcgctgcttggattgagttggacAGGTCAtttcaccaggagggaacagttaatgtattaaattaagttTTGCAGTATTTCAAACCAATATTTCTTTAACCCACTTTGTAAAATCAACCCATGGCAACAGTTTAAAATTAGCCCAATTCTGTGGAAAAACCCTGCATCCAAGAAGAGCTGCCGGAGTCCGATGACAAGACCATGCTGGAGAAGGCCTTTTTGCTGCTCAACAGATCCTGAGCTCATTGACAAGTGTCTGATCTTGTAAGATGTGCTCCCTTTACACCGAGTTCGTGTGATTACGAAACTGAAAGTGAACAGCACGAACACtcattgaaaagacatttactgaaAGCAGATCTCTGATGTGCCAACATTATATAGCCAACAAAATTAGACTGTTTAAGGAATGGACATGAAAATCATGGGAGCAAAACACACTGTGGGAACAGGCGGCAGTTGTCAGAAATTCAGTGGGAGCAGGACTAAGAAAACTGCTGAATCCCAGACATTTTGGGATATTAGGAAATCCCAGTCAGATGCATTTTTATTAGGTCCAAAAATAGGACATGTCTGGGGAAAAGATTAGATATGGTCACCCTAATTAACAGTTGTGACAAATTAAACATATTGGGATATgaagatattattatttttattttttttatttttgtttgtttgttttcagaacTGGTGATTTGCCATCACGCATTTTCTCTTTAGAAAACAAACTTCCAAGGCATGTACTTTTGTTGGATTGATAAATATAtcgatttaaagggatactccaccccaaaatgaacattttgtcattaatcacttacccccatgtcattccaaacccataaaagctttgtttgtcttcggaacgcaatttaagatattcagctgtgccacaaagagctgttttctttcaaatcaaagcataaatacacagaGAAACAGCATTTGTGTTCCGaatataaacaaaacttttacgctttggaatgacatgataagtgataaatgacaaaatgttcattttggggtggagtatccctttaagttattTAGTGGCACTTATCTGCTCTTTTTGACAGCTGGACACCCTGTCCTAACTTCAGCGAAACAGTTTTGACCTGTCAATCCCGTGCAAGGGAACAAACCACACCCTCACTGTGTGCCACAGACAAGGAACGCCCCTAACATTGAGTCGGGTGCCAAGCCGCGCCCTCGGGGAGGGACAGGCTTTATCGTCACTCAGGTAATATATAGTCCATGTGCCTGACATGCAGTAGAATTTGGATCAGAGGAGCGAAAGACCTTGGAGGGTCTCACCCAAGAACCAAACTACAAATGGGCCCCATCGCCTAGCGTTTACCCGACCAAGACTTGCTTTTGGTGCACTACCAACATCAGCACTCACCAAAACTAAAAGGTAAGGGAATTAAGAAATAGTTCTTTatcattatgttattattattattattatgttgttgttgtttttattggaCAGGCAGTTTAGAAAGTAAAAacattgtttactttttatttacaacTAAACAATTAATATCAGTAATTTTGAGGTGATGCAAATGGatcaactgttaaaaaaaaagtagtttgaaGTCACCTGGTTGCAACTGATAAAGCCTAAATCTTGACATGTCATTCTTTAAGGCAGTGATCTTAGTATTTTTGCACTTACACTTCTATAAcagattattttttctttcagtgcATGTCAGCTATTCAAAGCACTAGTGTGACTTAAACGTCTTGTCTGTTATATGTAGCACAGAAGGGTATTATCCAGGTCACGTGGTAAATCCCTCTTCCCTAGCTTCTGGAACCTGACATTGACGTCTTCAGGTTGTTGATGTCAAACTAAAGCTACTCTAACACACTATATCactgtgtaattattatttattattgctgTACATTGGTAGCTTACATTTATATAAGTTTTTCACTTGCATATATAAGGAGATGCACTTATTTTGTGTGCATGACTTTTTTAGTATAATCTATAGCCTGGAAATATAGTGAAGTccgtatatttttgttttttgaacagCTGTTGAGTATCATCACATCACACTCTGCAGAATGAGGATAATAGGAAGGGATGGATGTGCAGTTTCAGTGGAACATTCTTGTATCAAATGTCAAAAGGGTTCATATCTGAATGCACTGATTAATATTCACATCTTACCAACGCCGTTAACCTATTGGGAAAAAGTTGCGTGTGATCCAGACATGGTTAAAACCTCACAGCACAGATTGTTCGTGCATCTGCCTACCTGAGATGTTTTCCGAGCTGCCCTAGTATTTTTAAAAGGACGTGTTGTTGTGATCTCATGCAGCTGTCATCCTCAGACAGACTACGTCCTCATTATTGCTGAATGTTCTTTGTAACAGGTCTACCATCTTTCCATCTTTCACACGGTTGACACGTCGAGGACGGGGAAAATGGCAGCAATTCCATCCGGCGGTTCCCTTGTCGCCACCCATGATTACTACCGAAGTcagtaaatgttttataattaccAAGTGAATTCAGTATTCTTTTTGGATTTAGGATCCATAAAATGCAACATTAGGGATCATTTTAATATATGCACATATTTATATGTTGTAGGGCGCATAGGATCTACATCCAGCAACAGTTCCTGTGGCAGTTCGGAGTACagtggggaggtcattccacacCCACCAGGTATATCAACTGAAGAGTTCAACATCTTAGTACCATAAAATTCATGCAAAAAGATATAGTGATCAGATATAGTCAGCTTAAATTATGACAGAGTAGTAAAGTTCATTGTCCAATTCCATGGCAGGTCTGGCACGTCAGGACTCTGGCCACTGGTGGTCCAGTTTCTTTTTTGGGAAGCAGAATCAAATGGGGACACTCGCTGGATCTGAATCCCAGCAGAAGTGAGTTTAAGAACCGTTTTGTATTGGATTTGACTCGGCTCTTGAGTTCTGGTTTTCATGCAAGGTGTTCTTGATATTGATTGGCAGGGCTGGCACCTACACAGTGACAAACGGTCAGGTGACCTGCGTTGCTCGAGAGATTGTGATGAAGAGACAAATGAGTGAGAGCAGTGACTCTGGGAAGGAGCCTGGATCCCCTGTCCCATCGTAACCACCCTGACCCAATTCCACACCCTTCGCCCCTCATCCAGGAGTCACCGTGGGCAGAAGCAGGCGACGGAggctccatttttatttttagtaaaaaccGGCTGCTTTTTATGTCATGCTACCGGACGTAATGaccaaataaacattattaaacaaaatggcaaaaatatgctttccatataaattattttagtgtaAAGTCACTGTATTACTGGGTGCACTTTGCAATCACTGTATGTTATATTTGCGATACATAAATGAATAACTGCAGCCTAAGGTATGGTGTGATCGTTTCTATTCCTCCTACATGCTGTCATGTTATTTGAAATGATCATATTCAGTTCCATTAGCGTGGATTATATTATGGCAAATCACTATTAGGCTATCAATGTACTTTCTCATACAGGGATTAGCAGTAAACAGTCTCTGTTCAGTGACTCTGCTGTTTTACAGAGAATGAG
This window contains:
- the LOC113080158 gene encoding pancreatic progenitor cell differentiation and proliferation factor A-like, with product MAAIPSGGSLVATHDYYRRRIGSTSSNSSCGSSEYSGEVIPHPPGLARQDSGHWWSSFFFGKQNQMGTLAGSESQQKAGTYTVTNGQVTCVAREIVMKRQMSESSDSGKEPGSPVPS